The following are encoded in a window of Ranitomeya variabilis isolate aRanVar5 chromosome 6, aRanVar5.hap1, whole genome shotgun sequence genomic DNA:
- the PCMTD1 gene encoding protein-L-isoaspartate O-methyltransferase domain-containing protein 1 isoform X2 codes for MKMLLKVGGILVMPIEDQLTQIQRTGQNTWESKNILAVSFAPLVQPSKNDNHKSETVKLPACTVRSLQDLARIYIRRTLRNCINDEMQAKGIPPKAPPKRKRRRCRRRRINTYVFVGNQLIPQALDSDDDEKIDEDSKEEEKDHIEALKAEDPPQNLLRERILSLPLPESLKAYLTYYREK; via the exons ATGAAAATGTTATTGAAAGTTGGCGGAATTTTAGTTATGCCTATTGAAGACCAG CTTACACAGATCcagagaacaggacagaatacatgGGAAAGTAAGAACATTTTAGCGGTTTCTTTTGCTCCTTTGGTGCAACCAAGTAAGAATGACAATCACAAATCTGAAACTGTGAAATTGC CTGCCTGTACAGTAAGAAGCCTACAAGACTTAGCTCGTATCTATATTCGTCGTACACTAAGGAACTGCATAAACGATGAGATGCAGGCCAAAGGCATTCCTCCGAAAGCACCTCCGAAACGGAAAAGGCGGCGTTGCCGTAGACGCCGCATAAACACCTATGTATTTGTAGGAAATCAGCTAATTCCTCAAGCCTTAGATAGCGATGATGATGAAAAGATTGATGAGGACAGCAAAGAAGAAGAAAAGGATCACATTGAAGCTTTGAAAGCTGAGGATCCTCCACAGAACCTTCTTCGGGAGAGAATTCTGAGCCTGCCTCTCCCTGAATCTTTAAAGGCATACTTGACCTATTACAGAGAGAAATGA